A stretch of Linepithema humile isolate Giens D197 chromosome 3, Lhum_UNIL_v1.0, whole genome shotgun sequence DNA encodes these proteins:
- the LOC105676548 gene encoding zinc finger protein 248-like, which produces MTSMFEQQIKSEPMGFYSVASSRSDGSNSMVNLSDDREDLSQQESHLQPQQQTLQLNQQQSQQQVQQQNQQPTQQQNQQQQSQGMQQQEAPSRQSTGQQTVKEGSRSKPQPCKVCGKVLSSASSYYVHMKLHSGNKPYHCTVCEASFCRKPYLEVHMRTHTGERPFQCELCLKRFTQKSSLNTHKRVHTGERPYACDICQKRFAVKSYVTAHRWSHVAEKPLVCDRCSLTFTSKSQFAIHIRKHTASTTYECNICGRTFVRDSYLIRHQNRVHHNMNQSSSNHNPPTPQSSGAGTPGTEFESPVCDLRYSEGPSSLDGLAGAKGTGIAAEIASLAKQNNLQLPLPLLHPQTTN; this is translated from the coding sequence ATGACGTCCATGTTTGAACAGCAGATCAAGAGCGAGCCCATGGGCTTTTACTCCGTTGCTTCCAGTCGTTCGGACGGATCCAACTCCATGGTAAATCTGTCTGACGATCGCGAGGATCTTTCGCAGCAGGAGAGTCACCTGCAGCCTCAACAGCAGACACTGCAGCTGAATCAGCAGCAAAGTCAGCAACAAGTTCAACAGCAAAATCAACAACCGACACAACAACAGAATCAGCAACAGCAGAGCCAAGGCATGCAACAACAGGAGGCACCCAGTCGTCAGTCTACGGGCCAACAGACCGTTAAAGAGGGTTCACGGTCCAAACCTCAACCTTGCAAGGTTTGCGGCAAGGTTTTGTCCTCGGCTTCGTCCTATTATGTGCATATGAAGCTTCATTCAGGAAACAAACCCTACCATTGTACAGTATGCGAGGCGAGTTTTTGCCGCAAACCTTATCTGGAAGTGCACATGAGGACGCACACGGGCGAGCGACCCTTCCAATGTGAGCTGTGTTTGAAAAGGTTTACTCAGAAGAGCAGTCTCAATACTCACAAACGAGTGCACACAGGGGAACGGCCGTACGCATGCGACATTTGTCAAAAACGTTTCGCCGTGAAAAGCTACGTTACGGCGCACCGTTGGAGCCACGTGGCTGAGAAGCCTCTGGTCTGCGACCGATGTTCTCTCACATTCACGTCCAAAAGTCAATTTGCGATTCACATCCGCAAGCATACCGCCAGTACCACTTACGAGTGCAATATCTGTGGACGTACGTTCGTACGCGACAGTTATCTGATAAGGCATCAGAATCGGGTACATCACAACATGAATCAGAGCAGCTCGAATCACAATCCTCCGACGCCGCAGAGTAGTGGCGCTGGCACGCCAGGTACCGAGTTTGAGAGTCCGGTCTGTGATCTGCGCTACAGCGAAGGACCATCGTCGTTGGACGGCCTCGCGGGAGCCAAGGGCACAGGCATTGCCGCGGAGATCGCCAGTTTAGCCAAGCAGAATAATCTACAACTTCCACTACCGCTGCTGCATCCGCAGACCACCAACTAG